From Nicotiana tabacum cultivar K326 chromosome 22, ASM71507v2, whole genome shotgun sequence, one genomic window encodes:
- the LOC107762149 gene encoding hyperosmolality-gated Ca2+ permeable channel 2.5 isoform X2 has product MKAESLVVSAAINIGLAILILSLFSILKKQPFYAPVYYARRLSLGHRTDHQSFNFRRLLPELNWISRAVRVTEEEILDNCGLDVLVFVRLFKFGIRFFVVCSIVGVLVLLPLNYTGSTVPNTSSHSMDAFTISNISSGSDRLWVHFSFLCFVSCYGMYLLYKEYNDLLFKRVQQLCNRRSEPDQFTILVREIPLCNEHKTRGCSVDHFFSKHHPYSYESFQILYDGKHLDKLLCQAKFLTKKIEDLRHLSSTKKYSRNSSASDAWKYDAKIEKLEDMLQTLGCEIRRIQCRMTIEQKELPVAFVTFSSRWGAVLAAQSQQHTNPLLWITEVAPEPRDVIWQNLAIQYRHLPLYRIVIIVAASLLTIFFVIPVTAVQGIAKYDRLKKWFPPAMAVDLIPKLRSIITGYLPSAILNGCIYIVPFAMIGLARLAGYISRSKKDINACNMVFYFLADFFMTYILTNGLAGFSLEILQPGLLLWDTLKSYTWDHGKKKHPYVYSLPYYRIIPFVALCMLIGIVYAVVSPLLLPFLVGYFLLGYAVFINQIENVYITTYETCGRYWPYIHHYIIVAIILMQVTTIGLFGLKAKPSASFSIIPLLVVTILFNEYCKIRFLPTFNQVSVQEAKKNDELDKKDGLMEENVRKALDAYSPPCLRPLDLGMEGTSSTKPFLSPA; this is encoded by the exons ATGAAGGCTGAGAGTTTAGTGGTTTCAGCAGCAATTAACATAGGCTTAGCTATTCtgattctctctcttttctccATACTGAAAAAACAGCCTTTCTACGCCCCCGTTTATTATGCTCGCCGCCTCTCACTTGGCCACCGTACCGACCACCAGTCTTTTAATTTCCGGCGGTTGCTTCCGGAGCTGAACTGGATTTCTCGTGCCGTTCGGGTTACAGAGGAGGAGATTCTCGACAACTGTGGCCTTGATGTCCTCGTATTCGTTAGACTCTTCAAATTTGG GATCAGATTCTTTGTTGTTTGTTCTATTGTTGGAGTTCTGGTACTTCTCCCACTAAATTATACTGGGAGTACTGTACCAAATACGAGCTCTCATTCCATGGATGCTTTCACAATATCTAATATCAGCAGTGGCTCTGACAG GCTTTGGGtgcatttttctttcttgtgCTTTGTCTCGTGTTATGGAATGTACCTACTTTACAAG GAGTACAATGACCTTCTTTTCAAAAGGGTTCAACAGCTATGTAATAGAAGGAGTGAACCTGATCAATTCACCATTCTGGTTCGAGAAATTCCACTTTGCAATGAGCACAAGACTCGTGGATGCAGCGTAGACCACTTCTTTTCCAAACATCATCCATATTCATACGAGTCTTTTCAAATTTTATATGATGGGAAACATCTGGATAAGCTACTA TGCCAGGCAAAGTTTCTCACCAAAAAGATTGAGGACCTGAGGCATCTTTCTTCTACTAAGAAATATAGTAGAAACTCATCTGCATCTGATGCATGGAAATATGATGCTAAAATAGAGAAGCTGGAAGACATGCTTCAAACCCTTGGTTGTGAAATAAGGCGTATACAGTGCAGAATGACGATTGAGCAGAAG GAATTGCCTGTGGCTTTTGTTACATTTAGTTCACGATGGGGCGCTGTTCTAGCTGCCCAATCTCAACAGCACACAAATCCACTCCTCTGGATCACTGAAGTGGCTCCAGAACCGAGAGATGTGATCTGGCAAAATTTGGCAATTCAATATCGTCATTTGCCACTGTACAGGATAGTGATAATTGTTGCAGCATCACTTCTTACCATCTTCTTCGTGATACCAGTGACAGCTGTTCAGGGAATTGCCAAATATGATCGACTGAAGAAATGGTTTCCTCCTGCCATGGCTGTGGACTTAAT ACCGAAGTTAAGGTCCATCATCACAGGATATCTTCCTAGTGCCATTCTTAATGGTTGCATATACATTGTCCCATTTGCCATGATCGGACTGGCAAGATTAGCTGGTTATATCTCGCGGAGTAAGAAGGATATAAATGCATGCAACATGGTGTTCTACTTCCTG GCAGATTTTTTCATGACGTACATCTTGACAAATGGGCTGGCAGGATTCTCTTTAGAGATACTTCAGCCAGGATTACTCCTATGGGATACTCTAAAATCTTACACGTGGGACCATGGAAAGAAGAAACATCCTTATGTTTATTCACTACCTTATTATAGAATTATCCCTTTTGTCGCGCTGTGTATGCTGATTGGGATTGTTTATGCGGTGGTCTCTCCTTTGCTTCTTCCATTTCTGGTAGGCTACTTCCTGCTTGGATATGCGGTGTTCATCAACCAG ATTGAAAATGTGTATATAACTACATACGAGACATGTGGTCGATATTGGCCATACATTCATCACTACATTATAGTTGCAATCATACTTATGCAAGTCACAACGATTGGTCTTTTTGGACTGAAAGCAAAGCCTTCAGCTTCCTTCTCCATTATCCCTCTCTTGGTCGTCACTATTCTCTTTAACGAGTATTGCAAGATTCGATTTCTTCCAACTTTCAACCAAGTCTCAGTTCAG GAAGCAAAGAAAAATGATGAACTTGACAAGAAGGATGGGTTGATGGAGGAAAATGTCCGGAAGGCTCTAGATGCTTATTCTCCTCCATGTTTGCGGCCCTTGGACCTCGGGATGGAAGGAACAAGCTCTACGAAGCCATTTCTATCTCCTGCATAG
- the LOC142176057 gene encoding uncharacterized protein LOC142176057 — protein sequence MDFLSLKALQGGSVSFGNGKRGNKMKFLSKICTVTNLVTSEVVLVAKRYKNIYTADCESLQSGDLSFLKAVDNNAELWHRRLGIGKHVKSSFKPKKDVSTSKPLDLLHMDLRGPMRVQSRGGKRYIFVIVDDYSRFTWTLFLKTKDETFEICIAFVKKIPVKMESKVACIRSDHGTEFDNAKFNDFCNENRITHNFSAPRTPQQNGVVERKNRTLKEMARTMLIDSGIAKNFWVEAINTACYLVNRCMIRSLLNKTPYELLNGRKPKMTHLRNFGCKCYVLNNGNDQLGKFDAKSNEEIFLGHSSQSKAYKVYNKRTQCVEESVHVIFDESYLSYEESNKGDQDGEPLLVPGEVIDMANGKADMMSQVKEPSEDNAVSSSSTREEPSTTIITTKIEERVVDAVQSTRQVAERRMPGNQSDLPSSSTNEAQVPNWKHKRSHPLNNIITPLDSGVQTRSKARNSFAFSAFLSQIKPKNIKEALKDADWITAMQDELHQFERNNVWHLELLKRFDMEASKVIDTPITIATQLDMDESGSLVNQTMYRGIIGSLLYLTSNRPDIVFSGAMYADADYAGYLVDMKNTSGMAHFLGSCLIS from the exons ATGgattttctttcactaaaagccttgcaaggagggagtgtatcctttggtaATGGgaaaaggg gaaacaagatgAAGTTCTTGTCAAAGATATGCACAGTTACAAATCTAGTAACGAGTGAAGTGGTacttgtggccaaaagatacaagaacatctacaCTGCTGACTGTGAGTCCCTacaaagtggtgatctgagttTCCTGAAAGCAGTTGATAATAATGCTGAACTGTGGCATAGAAGATTGGGCAT AGGAAAGCATGTGAAATCTTCATTCAAGCCAAAGAAGGATGTCAGCACCTCAAAACCACTTGATCTCCTTCATATGGATCTACGTGGTCCTATGAGAGTGCAAAGCAggggaggaaaaagatacatttttgtgatagtggatgactattCCAGATTCACTTGGACTCTGTTCCTTAAAACAAAAGAtgagacttttgaaatttgtataGCCTTTGTTAAGAAAATTCCAGTGAAAATGGAATCAAAAGTAGcatgcattagatcagatcatggaacagaatttgacaatgcTAAGTTTAATGATTTCTGCAACGAGAATAGGATTACTCATAACTTCTCAGCCCctagaactccacaacaaaatggagttgtggaaAGGAAGAACAGAACCCTTAAAGAAATGGCAAGGACAATGCTGATAGATAGTGGGATTGCTAAGAACTTCTGGGTTGAAGctatcaacactgcctgctacttggtgaacaggtgcatgatcaggtctcTCTTGAACAAAACTCCCTATGAGTTGCTGAATGGAAGGAAGCCCAAGATGACTCACTTAAGAAATTTTGGGTGCAAAtgttatgttctcaacaatggaaatgatcagcttggaaaatttgatgccaaGAGTAATGAAGAAATCTTTTTGGGACATTCTTCTCAAAGTAAAGCTTACAAGGTCTACAATAAGCGGACTCAATGCGTAGAGGAGAGTGTACATGTAATCTTTGATGAGTCGTACCTTTCCTATGAGGAAAGCAACAAGGGTGATCAAGATGGAGAGCCTCTGCTAGTTCCAGGTGAAGTCATTGATATGGCAAATGGAAAGGCAGACATGATGAGTCAAGTGAAGGAGCCAAGTGAAGACAATGCAGTCTCTTCCTCATCAACCAGAGAGGAACCAAGTACCACAATTATAACTACTAAAattgaagaaagagtggttgatgcagttcaaAGTACCCGACAGGTAGCTGAAAGAAGAATGCCAGGGAACCAGTCAGATTTACCCAGCTCCTCTACAAATGAGGCTCAAGTGCCCAACTGGAAACACAAACGCTCCCATCCTCTTAACAATATAATTACACCTCTGGATTCAGGAGTGCAAACTAGATCAAAAGCCAGAAACTCATTTGCCTTCTCAGCTTTTCTTTCCCAAATAAAGCCCAAAAACATTAAAGAAGCCTTAAAAGATGCAGACTGGATcacagccatgcaagatgagttACATCAGTTCGAAAGGAACAACGTatggcacctg GAGCTTCTGAAGAGGTTTgatatggaagcatcaaaagtgatTGACACTCCCATTACCATTGCTACTCAGCTGGATATGGATGAATCTGGCTCTCTTGTAaatcaaaccatgtatagaggAATTATCGGGTCTCTTCTCTATCTCACTTCCAACAGACCAGATATTGTCTTTAGTGGGGCTAT gtatgctgatgctgactatgcaggttatcttgtggacatGAAAAACACATCTGGAATGGCTCACTTTCTAGGATCATGCCTCATCTCATAG
- the LOC107762148 gene encoding small ribosomal subunit protein uS9, with translation MQKLEATAESVQCFGRKKTAVAVTHCKRGRGLIKINGVPIELVQPEILRYKAFEPILLLGRHRFAGVDMRIRVKGGGHTSQIYAIRQSIAKALVAFYQKYVDEQSKKEIKDILVRYDRTLLVADPRRCEPKKFGGRGARARFQKSYR, from the coding sequence ATGCAGAAGCTAGAAGCAACGGCGGAATCAGTCCAATGCTTCGGGAGGAAGAAGACAGCAGTGGCGGTGACTCACTGCAAGCGCGGACGCGGTCTGATCAAGATTAACGGTGTCCCAATCGAGTTGGTCCAGCCCGAAATCCTTCGCTACAAGGCCTTTGAACCAATCCTTCTCTTGGGCCGTCACCGTTTTGCTGGTGTCGACATGCGCATCCGTGTCAAAGGAGGAGGTCACACTTCTCAGATTTACGCTATCCGTCAGTCCATAGCTAAAGCACTTGTTGCTTTTTACCAGAAGTACGTTGATGAGCAGTCGAAGAAGGAAATTAAGGATATTTTGGTCAGGTATGATAGGACTTTGCTTGTTGCTGATCCTAGGCGCTGTGAGCCTAAGAAATTTGGAGGTCGTGGTGCTCGTGCTAGGTTCCAGAAATCCTACCGTTAA
- the LOC107762149 gene encoding hyperosmolality-gated Ca2+ permeable channel 2.5 isoform X1, which produces MKAESLVVSAAINIGLAILILSLFSILKKQPFYAPVYYARRLSLGHRTDHQSFNFRRLLPELNWISRAVRVTEEEILDNCGLDVLVFVRLFKFGIRFFVVCSIVGVLVLLPLNYTGSTVPNTSSHSMDAFTISNISSGSDRLWVHFSFLCFVSCYGMYLLYKEYNDLLFKRVQQLCNRRSEPDQFTILVREIPLCNEHKTRGCSVDHFFSKHHPYSYESFQILYDGKHLDKLLCQAKFLTKKIEDLRHLSSTKKYSRNSSASDAWKYDAKIEKLEDMLQTLGCEIRRIQCRMTIEQKELPVAFVTFSSRWGAVLAAQSQQHTNPLLWITEVAPEPRDVIWQNLAIQYRHLPLYRIVIIVAASLLTIFFVIPVTAVQGIAKYDRLKKWFPPAMAVDLIPKLRSIITGYLPSAILNGCIYIVPFAMIGLARLAGYISRSKKDINACNMVFYFLVGNVFFLSLLSGSLLDQIGESFFHPKDIPNRLASAVSAQADFFMTYILTNGLAGFSLEILQPGLLLWDTLKSYTWDHGKKKHPYVYSLPYYRIIPFVALCMLIGIVYAVVSPLLLPFLVGYFLLGYAVFINQIENVYITTYETCGRYWPYIHHYIIVAIILMQVTTIGLFGLKAKPSASFSIIPLLVVTILFNEYCKIRFLPTFNQVSVQEAKKNDELDKKDGLMEENVRKALDAYSPPCLRPLDLGMEGTSSTKPFLSPA; this is translated from the exons ATGAAGGCTGAGAGTTTAGTGGTTTCAGCAGCAATTAACATAGGCTTAGCTATTCtgattctctctcttttctccATACTGAAAAAACAGCCTTTCTACGCCCCCGTTTATTATGCTCGCCGCCTCTCACTTGGCCACCGTACCGACCACCAGTCTTTTAATTTCCGGCGGTTGCTTCCGGAGCTGAACTGGATTTCTCGTGCCGTTCGGGTTACAGAGGAGGAGATTCTCGACAACTGTGGCCTTGATGTCCTCGTATTCGTTAGACTCTTCAAATTTGG GATCAGATTCTTTGTTGTTTGTTCTATTGTTGGAGTTCTGGTACTTCTCCCACTAAATTATACTGGGAGTACTGTACCAAATACGAGCTCTCATTCCATGGATGCTTTCACAATATCTAATATCAGCAGTGGCTCTGACAG GCTTTGGGtgcatttttctttcttgtgCTTTGTCTCGTGTTATGGAATGTACCTACTTTACAAG GAGTACAATGACCTTCTTTTCAAAAGGGTTCAACAGCTATGTAATAGAAGGAGTGAACCTGATCAATTCACCATTCTGGTTCGAGAAATTCCACTTTGCAATGAGCACAAGACTCGTGGATGCAGCGTAGACCACTTCTTTTCCAAACATCATCCATATTCATACGAGTCTTTTCAAATTTTATATGATGGGAAACATCTGGATAAGCTACTA TGCCAGGCAAAGTTTCTCACCAAAAAGATTGAGGACCTGAGGCATCTTTCTTCTACTAAGAAATATAGTAGAAACTCATCTGCATCTGATGCATGGAAATATGATGCTAAAATAGAGAAGCTGGAAGACATGCTTCAAACCCTTGGTTGTGAAATAAGGCGTATACAGTGCAGAATGACGATTGAGCAGAAG GAATTGCCTGTGGCTTTTGTTACATTTAGTTCACGATGGGGCGCTGTTCTAGCTGCCCAATCTCAACAGCACACAAATCCACTCCTCTGGATCACTGAAGTGGCTCCAGAACCGAGAGATGTGATCTGGCAAAATTTGGCAATTCAATATCGTCATTTGCCACTGTACAGGATAGTGATAATTGTTGCAGCATCACTTCTTACCATCTTCTTCGTGATACCAGTGACAGCTGTTCAGGGAATTGCCAAATATGATCGACTGAAGAAATGGTTTCCTCCTGCCATGGCTGTGGACTTAAT ACCGAAGTTAAGGTCCATCATCACAGGATATCTTCCTAGTGCCATTCTTAATGGTTGCATATACATTGTCCCATTTGCCATGATCGGACTGGCAAGATTAGCTGGTTATATCTCGCGGAGTAAGAAGGATATAAATGCATGCAACATGGTGTTCTACTTCCTGGTAGGGAATGTATTCTTTTTAAGCTTGTTGTCAGGATCTTTACTAGATCAAATTGGCGAATCTTTCTTTCATCCCAAGGATATTCCCAACCGTCTTGCTAGTGCTGTCTCTGCTCAG GCAGATTTTTTCATGACGTACATCTTGACAAATGGGCTGGCAGGATTCTCTTTAGAGATACTTCAGCCAGGATTACTCCTATGGGATACTCTAAAATCTTACACGTGGGACCATGGAAAGAAGAAACATCCTTATGTTTATTCACTACCTTATTATAGAATTATCCCTTTTGTCGCGCTGTGTATGCTGATTGGGATTGTTTATGCGGTGGTCTCTCCTTTGCTTCTTCCATTTCTGGTAGGCTACTTCCTGCTTGGATATGCGGTGTTCATCAACCAG ATTGAAAATGTGTATATAACTACATACGAGACATGTGGTCGATATTGGCCATACATTCATCACTACATTATAGTTGCAATCATACTTATGCAAGTCACAACGATTGGTCTTTTTGGACTGAAAGCAAAGCCTTCAGCTTCCTTCTCCATTATCCCTCTCTTGGTCGTCACTATTCTCTTTAACGAGTATTGCAAGATTCGATTTCTTCCAACTTTCAACCAAGTCTCAGTTCAG GAAGCAAAGAAAAATGATGAACTTGACAAGAAGGATGGGTTGATGGAGGAAAATGTCCGGAAGGCTCTAGATGCTTATTCTCCTCCATGTTTGCGGCCCTTGGACCTCGGGATGGAAGGAACAAGCTCTACGAAGCCATTTCTATCTCCTGCATAG